A genomic segment from Triticum dicoccoides isolate Atlit2015 ecotype Zavitan chromosome 1A, WEW_v2.0, whole genome shotgun sequence encodes:
- the LOC119283623 gene encoding abscisic acid receptor PYL4-like, whose amino-acid sequence MPYTASRPSAPQRARVAAGGGGWKAAAHAASCGAVPGEVARHHEHAAGAGQCCSAVVQAIEAPVGAVWAVVRRFDRPQAYKHFIRSCRVVDGDGGAVGSVREVRVVSGLPATSSRERLEILDDERRVLSFRVVGGEHRLSNYRSVTTVHEAASAGAVVVESYVVDVPPGNTADETRTFVDTIVRCNLQSLARTAQQLALAA is encoded by the coding sequence ATGCCGTACACGGCGTCGAGGCCGTCGGCGCCGCAgagggcgcgggtggcggcgggggGCGGGGGGTGGAAGGCGGCGGCGCACGCGGCGTCGTGCGGGGCGGTGCCGGGGGAGGTGGCGCGGCACCACGAGCACGCGGCGGGGGCCGGGCAGTGCTGCTCGGCGGTGGTGCAGGCGATCGAGGCGCCCGTGGGCGCGGTGTGGGCCGTGGTGCGGCGCTTCGACCGCCCGCAGGCGTACAAGCACTTCATCCGGAGCTGCCGCGTcgtggacggcgacggcggcgcggtggGGTCGGTGCGCGAGGTGCGGGTGGTGTCGGGCCTCCCCGCCACCAGCAGCCGCGAGCGGCTGGAGATCCTGGACGACGAGCGCCGCGTGCTCAGCTTCCGCGTCGTCGGCGGCGAGCACCGCCTCTCCAACTACCGGTCGGTGACCACGGTGCACGAGGCCGCGTCGGCGGGCGCCGTCGTGGTGGAGTCGTACGTGGTGGACGTGCCCCCCGGGAACACCGCCGACGAGACGCGCACCTTCGTCGACACCATCGTGCGGTGCAACCTCCAGTCGCTGGCGCGCACCGCCCAGCAGCTCGCCCTCGCCGCCTAG